A single genomic interval of Panthera tigris isolate Pti1 chromosome E3, P.tigris_Pti1_mat1.1, whole genome shotgun sequence harbors:
- the CACNG3 gene encoding voltage-dependent calcium channel gamma-3 subunit codes for MHSQQQPWKDLHRRGAFRGVCKKIDHFPEDADYEQDTAEYLLRAVRASSVFPILSVTLLFFGGLCVAASEFHRSRHNVILSAGIFFVSAGLSNIIGIIVYISANAGDPGQRDSKKSYSYGWSFYFGAFSFIIAEIVGVVAVHIYIEKHQQLRAKSHSELLKKSTFARLPPYRYRFRRRSSSRSTEPRSRDLSPISKGFHTIPSTDISMFTLSRDPSKITMGTLLNSDRDHAFLQFHNSTPKEFKESLHNNPANRRTTPV; via the exons ATGCACAGCCAGCAACAACCATGGAAGGATCTTCACCGTAGGG GGGCTTTCCGAGGAGTGTGCAAGAAAATCGATCACTTCCCTGAAGACGCAGACTATGAACAAGACACAGCAGAGTACCTCCTGC GAGCTGTGAGGGCCTCCAGTGTCTTCCCCATCCTCAGCGTCACGCTGCTCTTCTTTGGCGGGCTCTGCGTGGCGGCCAGCGAATTCCACCGAAGCAGACACAATGTCATCCTCAGTGCGGGCATCTTTTTCGTCTCTGCAG gGTTAAGCAACATCATCGGCATCATAGTTTATATATCAGCCAATGCCGGAGACCCCGGGCAGCGTGACTCCAAAAAAAGCTACTCCTATGGCTGGTCCTTTTATTTCGGGGCCTTCTCTTTCATCATCGCAGAAATCGTGGGAGTTGTCGCTGTGCACATCTATATAGAAAAACATCAGCAGTTACGTGCCAAATCCCACTCGGAGCTCCTGAAGAAATCCACCTTTGCGCGCCTTCCGCCCTACAGGTATCGATTCCGGAGGCGTTCAAGTTCGCGCTCCACGGAGCCCAGATCCCGAGACCTGTCCCCCATCAGCAAAGGCTTCCACACCATCCCTTCCACTGACATCTCCATGTTCACCCTCTCCCGGGACCCCTCAAAGATCACCATGGGGACCCTCCTCAACTCCGACCGGGACCACGCTTTTCTACAGTTCCACAATTCCACGCCCAAAGAGTTCAAGGAGTCGCTGCATAATAATCCGGCCAACAGGCGCACTACGCCCGTCTGA